Proteins encoded within one genomic window of Legionella sp. PC997:
- a CDS encoding L,D-transpeptidase: MKKIMYLTPLLGLFLTSCVTDKPDVIADDAGQLHYTTPYQDDTRGRNVFPMKQDVHGKKLFIFDPKAYAWAAYDAQGNRVMTGSASGGMDYCDDIHETCRTVTGIYHVFNKKGADCKSNEYPIARDGHVVGGAKMPYCMHFHDGYAIHAAYEVPKSNSSHGCIRVLPGAAKWLNENFIDVGTTVLVLPYA; the protein is encoded by the coding sequence ATGAAAAAAATAATGTATCTCACGCCCTTACTAGGCCTTTTTCTTACCTCGTGCGTGACTGACAAACCTGATGTGATTGCAGATGATGCAGGTCAATTACACTACACAACTCCTTATCAAGATGATACAAGAGGCCGTAATGTTTTTCCCATGAAACAAGATGTCCATGGCAAGAAACTCTTTATTTTTGATCCTAAGGCCTATGCATGGGCTGCTTATGATGCCCAGGGGAACAGGGTCATGACAGGTAGTGCTTCGGGTGGAATGGACTATTGTGACGATATTCATGAAACATGTCGCACTGTTACTGGTATCTATCATGTGTTCAATAAAAAAGGGGCTGACTGCAAATCCAATGAATATCCCATTGCCCGTGATGGTCATGTAGTTGGTGGTGCTAAAATGCCGTATTGTATGCATTTCCATGATGGCTATGCGATTCACGCTGCTTATGAAGTTCCTAAATCTAATAGCAGTCATGGCTGTATTCGTGTCCTACCTGGGGCAGCCAAATGGCTTAACGAGAATTTTATTGATGTAGGAACCACTGTACTGGTGCTTCCATATGCTTAA
- the rnhB gene encoding ribonuclease HII: protein MLIAGVDEVGRGPLAGAVVTAAVILRAPIEGLADSKKLSPKKRELLSIQIKEEAIAYAYGRAEVDEIDSLNIHHATLLAMQRAVEALPIKPDQVLVDGIHLPKLSIPCKAIVQGDNLIPEISAASILAKVLRDAEMVAFDAIYPGYGFAEHKGYATVAHREALNRLGPCMIHRRSYEHVAALL from the coding sequence ATGCTTATAGCTGGAGTTGATGAAGTAGGACGTGGTCCTTTAGCGGGTGCTGTTGTCACCGCAGCAGTAATTTTAAGAGCACCCATAGAGGGACTGGCAGACTCAAAAAAATTAAGTCCCAAAAAACGTGAATTGTTATCTATACAAATAAAGGAAGAGGCTATTGCATATGCTTATGGCAGGGCAGAAGTAGATGAAATCGATAGCCTAAACATTCATCATGCTACTCTGCTGGCTATGCAAAGAGCAGTTGAGGCCTTACCAATCAAACCCGATCAAGTATTGGTTGATGGCATACATCTCCCTAAGTTAAGTATCCCTTGTAAGGCGATTGTGCAAGGGGACAATTTGATTCCCGAAATTAGTGCCGCATCAATTCTTGCAAAGGTGTTGCGAGATGCAGAAATGGTTGCCTTTGATGCTATCTATCCGGGGTATGGGTTTGCGGAACATAAGGGATATGCTACGGTTGCTCATCGAGAAGCCTTAAATCGTCTCGGTCCTTGTATGATTCACCGTCGAAGCTACGAACATGTAGCCGCTTTGCTATAA
- the lpxB gene encoding lipid-A-disaccharide synthase: protein MQEFKRVVIIAGEESGDVHASVLIRQLKATYPNLEISGIGGRHMQEAGAEVISDLAHLGVTGLTAVIRNLHVIRKAFLAIKQHLNQQKPDLLILVDYPGFNLRLAKYAKLKLGIKILYYISPQIWAWKANRIHLIKKCVDRMAVILPFEKILYEKAQVPVNFVGHPLVEKIASVDECQLQRTALGLPQEANIFALLPGSRANEIKYHMPVLRDTALILHQRYPNLHFVIPIADTINPEKIKHYFSNVNIPVSFVQGRALNCMAAANFIIVASGTASLECALLEKPMCIIYKSSFLSYVLAMRFIKVKFFGLCNLLANRMIVPEFLQYDCNAHELSRYVDDFYKDPSQPTKMISNLNKVKNSLSSEKSDRTLFDLVVNELLEKNA from the coding sequence ATGCAGGAATTTAAACGCGTTGTTATTATTGCTGGCGAAGAATCGGGAGATGTTCACGCATCTGTCTTAATTCGCCAATTAAAAGCCACCTACCCCAATCTTGAAATTAGTGGAATTGGGGGGCGACACATGCAAGAAGCTGGAGCAGAAGTTATTTCAGATTTAGCGCATCTTGGTGTGACCGGGCTTACGGCAGTTATCCGTAATCTACATGTGATTCGCAAGGCATTTCTGGCAATAAAACAACATTTGAATCAGCAAAAACCCGATCTACTGATTCTCGTAGATTATCCAGGTTTTAACCTCAGACTAGCAAAATACGCCAAGCTAAAATTAGGTATTAAGATTCTGTATTATATCAGCCCTCAAATTTGGGCATGGAAAGCCAATCGCATTCACCTTATAAAGAAATGTGTGGATCGAATGGCAGTTATTTTGCCTTTTGAAAAAATTTTATATGAAAAGGCTCAAGTTCCAGTAAACTTTGTTGGTCATCCGCTAGTGGAGAAAATAGCCTCTGTGGACGAATGCCAATTACAGCGTACCGCATTAGGACTTCCCCAAGAAGCAAACATTTTCGCCCTTCTACCAGGTAGTCGAGCAAATGAAATTAAATATCATATGCCTGTCCTACGTGATACTGCACTAATTTTGCATCAGCGTTACCCCAATTTGCATTTTGTAATTCCTATTGCAGATACCATTAACCCAGAGAAAATTAAACACTATTTTTCGAATGTGAATATACCTGTTAGCTTTGTACAAGGCCGAGCGCTAAACTGCATGGCTGCTGCAAATTTTATTATTGTTGCCTCAGGGACTGCCTCTCTTGAATGTGCTTTATTAGAAAAACCCATGTGTATTATTTATAAGTCTTCCTTTCTTTCTTATGTGTTAGCGATGAGATTTATTAAAGTTAAATTTTTTGGCTTGTGTAATCTTTTAGCAAACAGAATGATCGTTCCTGAGTTTTTGCAATATGATTGTAACGCTCATGAATTAAGCCGTTATGTAGATGATTTTTATAAGGACCCAAGCCAACCGACGAAAATGATTTCCAATTTAAATAAAGTAAAAAATTCATTGTCTTCAGAAAAATCCGATCGCACATTATTTGATCTTGTGGTGAATGAATTGCTCGAAAAAAATGCATAG
- the rodA gene encoding rod shape-determining protein RodA has protein sequence MNRRHSKPVYRFTAKSLHLDFPLLGLLLLLICFGLLILYSASNANSGMILRQSMRLIFASLIMVVLGFIPPHKYKIWTPWIYSIGLTLLIAVMLMGKIGKGAQRWLELGLFRFQPSEIMKLAVPMMAAWYFDRQTRPSSFKSLAIAGLIICVPALLIAKQPDLGTAIMVAAAGLCVVFLAGIRFKVILLLILLVSSAIPVVWHVMHDYQKQRVYTLLDPEQDPLGAGYHIIQSKIAIGSGGLAGKGWLQGSQSHLNFLPEHATDFIFAVTSEEFGFAGGFAIIALIVLVSLRSLNIASNAQTTYTRLLAASLAMSFFLSGFVNIGMVMGIIPVVGIPLPLVSYGGTAMVTFLASFGILMSISSHKILFNSLR, from the coding sequence ATGAACAGACGACACAGTAAACCCGTTTATCGCTTCACCGCAAAATCACTCCATTTGGATTTTCCCTTATTAGGACTATTGCTTTTATTAATCTGCTTTGGTCTTTTAATTTTATATAGTGCATCGAATGCCAACTCGGGGATGATTTTACGACAATCAATGAGACTTATTTTCGCATCCCTCATTATGGTTGTGCTCGGTTTTATCCCCCCTCATAAATATAAGATATGGACCCCATGGATATATAGCATTGGATTAACTTTATTAATCGCTGTAATGCTTATGGGGAAAATTGGCAAAGGTGCCCAGCGTTGGCTTGAATTAGGGTTATTTCGTTTCCAACCTTCTGAAATCATGAAGTTAGCTGTTCCTATGATGGCTGCATGGTACTTTGATCGACAGACGCGTCCGAGTAGTTTTAAATCTCTGGCCATAGCCGGACTAATCATCTGTGTTCCAGCCCTCCTTATTGCCAAACAACCCGATTTAGGCACGGCGATCATGGTTGCTGCGGCGGGTCTTTGTGTAGTATTTTTAGCTGGAATTCGATTTAAAGTTATTCTGTTGCTGATCCTTTTAGTCAGTTCAGCTATTCCAGTAGTTTGGCATGTAATGCATGACTATCAAAAGCAACGAGTATATACGCTTCTTGACCCGGAACAAGATCCACTTGGAGCTGGCTATCACATTATCCAGTCCAAAATTGCTATTGGTTCAGGTGGATTAGCGGGTAAAGGTTGGTTACAAGGAAGCCAATCCCATCTTAACTTCTTGCCTGAACATGCGACAGATTTTATCTTTGCTGTGACCAGTGAAGAATTCGGCTTTGCAGGGGGATTTGCCATCATCGCTCTGATTGTTTTGGTTTCACTAAGAAGCTTGAATATCGCATCGAATGCTCAAACAACATATACTCGTCTTTTAGCCGCAAGTCTTGCAATGTCTTTCTTTTTATCTGGTTTTGTTAATATTGGAATGGTTATGGGAATTATTCCTGTTGTAGGCATCCCCTTGCCTTTAGTTAGTTACGGAGGAACGGCAATGGTTACCTTTTTAGCAAGCTTTGGAATATTGATGTCTATCAGCTCACATAAAATTCTATTTAATAGTTTACGTTGA
- a CDS encoding Gfo/Idh/MocA family protein, translating into MNKTRCAVVGVGYLGRFHAQKYQLLPNAELVGVCDPNSNAVDTVSQELNVAGYHDYHELFGKVDAVSIAATTNKHFEIAKAFLEHGIHVLIEKPITETVSQADELIQLAKKNRVKLQVGHLERFNSARLALDDYLETPLFIESERLAPFKPRGADVNVILDLMIHDIDLIQNIVKSPIVSILAQGTPILTKAIDIANARITFANQCVANLTASRVSFKTERKTRIFQKNSYLSIDYQSKKVAVFKKGTGEMFPGIPDIVREETAYEQGDALLEEIKSFLRCIQEDSTPLVTGEDGLQALKVAETITSLIHNNLIERHAGI; encoded by the coding sequence ATGAATAAAACTCGTTGTGCTGTGGTTGGTGTAGGTTATCTAGGAAGATTTCATGCACAAAAATATCAACTTCTTCCAAATGCAGAACTAGTTGGAGTTTGCGATCCGAATTCCAATGCAGTAGACACTGTATCTCAAGAACTGAATGTTGCTGGTTATCACGATTATCACGAGCTATTTGGCAAAGTTGATGCAGTTAGTATTGCCGCGACAACGAACAAACATTTTGAAATCGCCAAAGCTTTCTTGGAGCACGGCATTCATGTATTAATTGAAAAACCAATTACTGAAACTGTATCTCAGGCAGATGAGTTAATTCAACTTGCCAAAAAAAATCGAGTAAAGTTACAAGTTGGGCATCTTGAGCGTTTTAATTCCGCGCGATTGGCTTTAGATGATTATTTAGAAACTCCTTTATTTATTGAATCAGAGCGATTAGCTCCGTTTAAACCACGGGGAGCAGATGTCAATGTCATTCTTGACCTGATGATCCATGATATAGATTTAATTCAAAATATTGTTAAGAGCCCTATAGTGTCCATTCTAGCACAGGGTACGCCTATACTGACTAAGGCAATTGATATAGCTAATGCTCGCATTACTTTTGCCAACCAGTGTGTCGCTAATCTTACAGCCAGTAGAGTAAGTTTTAAAACAGAACGCAAAACCAGAATCTTCCAAAAAAACTCGTATCTTTCAATTGATTACCAAAGCAAAAAAGTAGCTGTATTCAAAAAAGGAACCGGTGAAATGTTCCCCGGAATTCCTGATATAGTGCGCGAAGAAACAGCATACGAACAAGGAGATGCATTATTGGAAGAAATAAAATCTTTCCTCCGATGCATCCAAGAAGATAGTACACCACTGGTGACGGGTGAAGATGGTCTGCAAGCACTGAAAGTTGCAGAAACAATTACTTCTTTGATACACAATAACTTAATTGAACGTCATGCAGGAATTTAA
- a CDS encoding helix-turn-helix domain-containing protein, with translation MTVIETPEATSSITKQDQGLQDLVYNLVSRFLAENKSKNIDDLYDMILSEVEPPLLQAVMEKRRGNQLQAAKMLGISRGTIRKKLQRYFGTKYFRLTDE, from the coding sequence ATGACTGTCATTGAAACACCTGAAGCTACTTCAAGCATAACTAAACAAGACCAAGGTCTCCAAGATTTAGTCTATAATCTAGTCTCTCGTTTTCTCGCTGAAAACAAAAGCAAAAACATTGACGATCTTTACGATATGATATTATCTGAAGTTGAGCCTCCGCTACTGCAAGCAGTAATGGAAAAACGTCGTGGCAATCAACTGCAAGCTGCTAAGATGCTAGGCATTAGCCGCGGCACAATCAGAAAGAAACTTCAAAGATATTTTGGAACTAAATATTTTCGTTTAACTGACGAATAA